In Taeniopygia guttata chromosome 6, bTaeGut7.mat, whole genome shotgun sequence, the genomic stretch TGGTGCTTCTCAGCTCTGAGGAACCATatcctgagctgctgcaatgGCTGAGCTCCTCGGCTCAGATTCTCTTGGCAAAGGTGTGCTGGGCAGGCCACCTTGTCACCAGACAGGGCCAATGATGTCCACGTCTTCCACACCTTACAAAGCCCAGTGCAGTGCAGTGCGGGATCAATGTTCACTGTTGTCCTCTCCCCCAGCAGCCCAAGGAGAGCCCCTGTTGTCCCTACAACCCCAAGAGCTGCTGAGCCACCACCTTCTCAGGCAGGGGCTTCCCCAGGATTTTACCTTGGCACATCCACACCCAGGAACACCTTCCAGTTATCCCAGCTGCCGTAACTGTAGGGGTTCCTGAAGAcctgcaggacagggagaggCACATCACGtctggctctgccccagccagcCCCCATGCCATGGGCTATGCTCACCTTGCCTTTCTTCTGCAGTCTCTGCCTCTCCTTTCTGTTGATGTGGCGTTCGATGCTCGTTTCCCCACGAGTAATGAGGGCAGCGTGCCACAGCGTGAGGGCACCCAGGGCCAGCGCAACCGAGCTAGGGATGACAAGGGACAGCAGGTGGAACACAGGCCTTccttccctggtgctgcagctggcggggggctgaggctgcctccctgcacccacagcTGTGCAATTGGGTCAGCTCATCTAAATCTCCTGTGACAGAGACAAAAATCTCTCCTTCTCTGTGGCCCAaaggctggcagggcagcagcatctGTGCTCGAGGGAACAAGCCCAGCTACAGGCAGGTAGATGGCAAGCAATGTCACAGGCTTCACTCTGttttccccagcccctgggccCCCTCACCTGCACAGGACCCAGAGGTAGACCACGctcttgtggaaagctctctggCGGAAGGAGAAGGTGGGTGGTGGGGTCTGGTAGTATGTCTGAAAAAGGACCAGATGGGGAGGATTACCCAAACTTCTTTACAACTTGAAGCCAGACAAGGATCTCTGcacccctctgtgctgcagagcttgGACAGCAAGAAAGGATTGCAGCTGGAACTAATGCAACAACCACAGTGAGGGGGAGGCAACCTGGGACAGCCatgagacagacagacagacacccAGAGCTGGCATAGGTGTGAGGAACAGTGGGCTGGAGGTAagggggcagggagcagccatGGGCCTGGTCAGGACACTGCAGCTGGGGGTCATGGAGAGATGTGTATGCAGTGCTGCAGATTCACCAGGAGACCATGGCCTGAGCAGCACATGCCAAGAAGCTGTCGCCAACCCAAGCTCCTGGAAGCTGGGTGCAGAGAGGCAGACCCCAAGCTGCTGGAGGCATTGTCCATAGCAGAGCTGCCTgaccagccccagctctctgaCATGTAAGATGAACACAGGGGCTGGTTCTGATGTGGGGTGCTCCTTGAGAACAGAGCCCCAAGCAGGACCCAGCCTGCACGGCAGCTCTGCTCCACActgcctggagaagctgggggGCAGGGATGTCCCACCTGGTTGGCAGCCACCTGCAGTCTCTCCTTCTCAAGCAGTTTCATTCTCTAGGGGGACGGAAAACAGGGCACCAGTTATGTGTCTCAGAGGAGTGGGACAGGGGCCCTTCCCCTCGCACCCCCATAGGACCATAGCAGCTGGGGGCcttgcaggaggaggaagagggaaagcaaAGTTATTATATGGCTGGGCCTGGCCCAGCCTTGCTCTGCAAGCTCAGCCTGGGGGAGCCAGGCAGTCTTGGCGCATGGCAGGAGAGGCTGCTCACCTCAATGGCTGCGTAGGCGTCCCGGAACATCTCCCAGCCGCTGATGCTGCAGTAAATGCAGCCCATGGTcatgaaaaagcagaaggagaagaagTAGCGGTGGTTGTAGTGTCCCACACAGTTGTTTAGCCAGGCTGCCTCTGGGGTTAAAGGTACATAACTGTGACAGACCATGGGTCCAAACCCAACCCAGGGACCAGGGCAGTTCTTCTGGGCCCTGCTCCCAACACCCATTCCTATGCTGGCTGTCTCCTCAAcagaagggactgggagagaagggagaagcaGTGCTGGCTCCCCCCAGGAGTGTGCCACTGGTTAGTACTGCAGAAGGATACGGCAGTGGTGGTCCATCTTCAGCACACACCTGGGAGAGAAGAGACCAGTGCCAGTGTCAGAGCCAGTGCAAGTGGTGTGTTTGGGAGGGGAcaggcacccccagccctgcaggctaCAAGCGACAGGGCAAGGaggtggcagagcagaggagaagggcCCCTGTCTCACACTGGGGCAGGGGGTGAGGAACAGGGTTCCAaaggctgccctgggcagagggaaggTGCCCTACCTGTTGCAGATGCTGCAGTGATGGGTGCGAGCTGGTTTAGGGGCAATGCATTTTCTGCAGATGGACACGCCAGTGAGGTCGTTCTTGGCCTGTGCACAGGTCAGAAGAGATTTGCACATCTTAAACCCTGCATCTCAAactcctgctctcctctgtgCCCCCCGCTGACTCCCCACTCTGCACTGCCCAGCCTAGCTTCCCCAGTTCAGAGGCATCCTGCAACAACAtcaccaggctgttcccagggACATCCGTAGCTCACTTGGTGCCTCACCTGTGGTGGGTGCCCAGGTGAAGTGGTGATAGCCATGTAGTAGTGGAAGACAATCATGATGAGGTTCCAGTGTCCATAGGCGAGGTGCCAGCATATCCAGGCAGGTGTGTAGGTCTGCAGGATGAGGGGCAGCAGACAGATGTACACGATGGCCACAATAGAGCTCGTCAGCCCAATCACCAGTGCCACAAACACCTACAGAAAAGGGACCTGGGTCACTGGAGTGGGCAGAGCCTGCCCCTTGCTGCCTGGGAAGAGGCACGAGCAGGACACAGCCAGAGGAAACCATCTGAACCGCACACTAAGGTTGCAGCTCACTTGCTGCCCGAAGGACAGGCAGCCCTGAGCCCGCTGCCCCAGCACCACGTGTACCCTGCCCCACGAGGGGAACTCACCACACCAAACCATCGGGTGACGTGGTCCACCAGCCAGTAGACCGGCTCGAAGAGAGAGTCAAGCACCACGTCGCCGTTGGTGAAGGAGTTGTAGAGCAGGGAGCGGAGGCAGAGGTGCCCGTAGTGCCACAGCCGCTCCACCTGCCGCA encodes the following:
- the ZDHHC16 gene encoding palmitoyltransferase ZDHHC16 isoform X3 produces the protein MPAADNASPESPHPIGSGRPFCAVSVAAIGSRLADPRHAGGCSPVEADGAPGVPRAGAARGPAGPGHGGGGRGPRRGAAGMRSRQRMFAAVMRLLLKCLRLGRRRRFKLVRQVERLWHYGHLCLRSLLYNSFTNGDVVLDSLFEPVYWLVDHVTRWFGVVFVALVIGLTSSIVAIVYICLLPLILQTYTPAWICWHLAYGHWNLIMIVFHYYMAITTSPGHPPQAKNDLTGVSICRKCIAPKPARTHHCSICNRCVLKMDHHCPWLNNCVGHYNHRYFFSFCFFMTMGCIYCSISGWEMFRDAYAAIETYYQTPPPTFSFRQRAFHKSVVYLWVLCSSVALALGALTLWHAALITRGETSIERHINRKERQRLQKKGKVFRNPYSYGSWDNWKVFLGVDVPRHWLTRVLLPSPHLPHGTGLSWDLPPCVTEQRAPLLAI
- the ZDHHC16 gene encoding palmitoyltransferase ZDHHC16 isoform X2, yielding MPAADNASPESPHPIGSGRPFCAVSVAAIGSRLADPRHAGGCSPVEADGAPGVPRAGAARGPAGPGHGGGGRGPRRGAAGMRSRQRMFAAVMRLLLKCLRLGRRRRFKLVRQVERLWHYGHLCLRSLLYNSFTNGDVVLDSLFEPVYWLVDHVTRWFGVVFVALVIGLTSSIVAIVYICLLPLILQTYTPAWICWHLAYGHWNLIMIVFHYYMAITTSPGHPPQAKNDLTGVSICRKCIAPKPARTHHCSICNRCVLKMDHHCPWLNNCVGHYNHRYFFSFCFFMTMGCIYCSISGWEMFRDAYAAIERMKLLEKERLQVAANQTYYQTPPPTFSFRQRAFHKSVVYLWVLCSSVALALGALTLWHAALITRGETSIERHINRKERQRLQKKGKVFRNPYSYGSWDNWKVFLGVDVPRHWLTRVLLPSPHLPHGTGLSWDLPPCVTEQRAPLLAI
- the ZDHHC16 gene encoding palmitoyltransferase ZDHHC16 isoform X1, with translation MPAADNASPESPHPIGSGRPFCAVSVAAIGSRLADPRHAGGCSPVEADGAPGVPRAGAARGPAGPGHGGGGRGPRRGAAGMRSRQRMFAAVMRLLLKCLRLGRRRRFKLVRQVERLWHYGHLCLRSLLYNSFTNGDVVLDSLFEPVYWLVDHVTRWFGVVFVALVIGLTSSIVAIVYICLLPLILQTYTPAWICWHLAYGHWNLIMIVFHYYMAITTSPGHPPQAKNDLTGVSICRKCIAPKPARTHHCSICNRCVLKMDHHCPWLNNCVGHYNHRYFFSFCFFMTMGCIYCSISGWEMFRDAYAAIERMKLLEKERLQVAANQTYYQTPPPTFSFRQRAFHKSVVYLWVLCSSVALALGALTLWHAALITRGETSIERHINRKERQRLQKKGKVSIAHGMGAGWGRARRDVPLPVLQVFRNPYSYGSWDNWKVFLGVDVPRHWLTRVLLPSPHLPHGTGLSWDLPPCVTEQRAPLLAI
- the ZDHHC16 gene encoding palmitoyltransferase ZDHHC16 isoform X6 — translated: MRSRQRMFAAVMRLLLKCLRLGRRRRFKLVRQVERLWHYGHLCLRSLLYNSFTNGDVVLDSLFEPVYWLVDHVTRWFGVVFVALVIGLTSSIVAIVYICLLPLILQTYTPAWICWHLAYGHWNLIMIVFHYYMAITTSPGHPPQAKNDLTGVSICRKCIAPKPARTHHCSICNRCVLKMDHHCPWLNNCVGHYNHRYFFSFCFFMTMGCIYCSISGWEMFRDAYAAIETYYQTPPPTFSFRQRAFHKSVVYLWVLCSSVALALGALTLWHAALITRGETSIERHINRKERQRLQKKGKVFRNPYSYGSWDNWKVFLGVDVPRHWLTRVLLPSPHLPHGTGLSWDLPPCVTEQRAPLLAI
- the ZDHHC16 gene encoding palmitoyltransferase ZDHHC16 isoform X5, which produces MRSRQRMFAAVMRLLLKCLRLGRRRRFKLVRQVERLWHYGHLCLRSLLYNSFTNGDVVLDSLFEPVYWLVDHVTRWFGVVFVALVIGLTSSIVAIVYICLLPLILQTYTPAWICWHLAYGHWNLIMIVFHYYMAITTSPGHPPQAKNDLTGVSICRKCIAPKPARTHHCSICNRCVLKMDHHCPWLNNCVGHYNHRYFFSFCFFMTMGCIYCSISGWEMFRDAYAAIERMKLLEKERLQVAANQTYYQTPPPTFSFRQRAFHKSVVYLWVLCSSVALALGALTLWHAALITRGETSIERHINRKERQRLQKKGKVFRNPYSYGSWDNWKVFLGVDVPRHWLTRVLLPSPHLPHGTGLSWDLPPCVTEQRAPLLAI
- the ZDHHC16 gene encoding palmitoyltransferase ZDHHC16 isoform X4, coding for MRSRQRMFAAVMRLLLKCLRLGRRRRFKLVRQVERLWHYGHLCLRSLLYNSFTNGDVVLDSLFEPVYWLVDHVTRWFGVVFVALVIGLTSSIVAIVYICLLPLILQTYTPAWICWHLAYGHWNLIMIVFHYYMAITTSPGHPPQAKNDLTGVSICRKCIAPKPARTHHCSICNRCVLKMDHHCPWLNNCVGHYNHRYFFSFCFFMTMGCIYCSISGWEMFRDAYAAIERMKLLEKERLQVAANQTYYQTPPPTFSFRQRAFHKSVVYLWVLCSSVALALGALTLWHAALITRGETSIERHINRKERQRLQKKGKVSIAHGMGAGWGRARRDVPLPVLQVFRNPYSYGSWDNWKVFLGVDVPRHWLTRVLLPSPHLPHGTGLSWDLPPCVTEQRAPLLAI